The following proteins come from a genomic window of Nitrosopumilus sp.:
- a CDS encoding FAD synthase has translation MEPIDKIILSAMYVCQIDGRSVTEEIKKKSMFSDDMIKSKIDELVKNQFINEDRTTLTEIGRSSLRVVLAGGVFDIIHPGHIHTLNAAKALGDVLVVVVATDNTAVKMKKRNPIHSQEQRQELVNSLSMVDLCLIGQEDDIFKTVNMVKPEIVALGYDQVHQEKFIIEGCKKINLDAKVARLQSPIPESSSYKIEKEYGESIHGI, from the coding sequence TTGGAACCGATTGACAAAATAATTCTTTCAGCCATGTATGTATGTCAAATTGACGGAAGATCAGTAACTGAGGAAATTAAGAAAAAAAGTATGTTTTCAGACGATATGATAAAATCAAAGATTGATGAACTAGTAAAGAACCAATTCATTAACGAAGACAGAACCACACTTACAGAAATAGGTCGGAGTTCATTACGAGTAGTTCTGGCAGGCGGCGTTTTCGACATAATTCATCCAGGGCATATCCACACGCTAAATGCGGCAAAAGCACTAGGAGACGTACTGGTGGTAGTGGTGGCAACAGACAACACTGCAGTCAAAATGAAAAAAAGAAACCCCATACACAGTCAAGAACAGAGACAAGAGTTGGTAAATTCACTCTCAATGGTTGATCTATGCCTCATCGGACAAGAAGATGACATCTTTAAAACAGTCAACATGGTAAAGCCGGAAATTGTTGCGTTAGGTTATGATCAGGTACATCAAGAGAAATTCATCATAGAAGGATGTAAAAAAATAAATCTCGATGCAAAAGTTGCAAGACTGCAATCCCCAATTCCAGAAAGCTCCAGTTATAAAATAGAAAAAGAGTACGGGGAATCGATTCACGGGATTTAG
- the dph5 gene encoding diphthine synthase, with protein sequence MLWFVGLGISGFKSIPAEALDVLSKADIVYLEQFTSPIGKSDLTKIKNATKGEFRPAKRWLVEDGNEILKNSKKKKVVLLSYGDPYIATTHIELRTRAIEEKIKTYSIHASSSLTSMIGECGLHFYKVGRIATIMNEMKSLTTPYYVIYKNIIEGNHTVLLLEYNQDRDFFLDPKDALNGLLETEKGQKRNVISLDSYAIVASRVGFKDQSIISGKISSLKKKDFGKPPHTVIIPGRLHFTESDALKILGKCIDEPFDNSEKTKKISTQMMEKYVPMVREALKEIEPYYKDQKEYQVILENAELYINDAEKFLEDGQDEVAILSIGYADGLVDALRLAKGLDPKM encoded by the coding sequence ATGCTGTGGTTTGTAGGACTAGGAATTTCGGGATTCAAATCAATTCCCGCTGAGGCGCTAGATGTTTTATCAAAAGCAGACATTGTATACCTGGAACAATTTACTAGTCCAATTGGAAAATCAGATTTAACTAAAATCAAAAATGCAACAAAGGGTGAATTTAGACCAGCAAAAAGATGGTTAGTCGAAGATGGAAATGAGATTTTAAAGAATTCAAAGAAAAAGAAGGTCGTGTTGCTTTCATACGGGGATCCATACATTGCCACTACACATATCGAGTTAAGAACCAGAGCAATTGAAGAAAAAATCAAAACATATTCCATTCATGCATCATCGTCTCTTACATCCATGATCGGAGAATGTGGTTTGCATTTTTACAAAGTTGGAAGAATTGCAACTATAATGAACGAAATGAAATCACTTACAACGCCATACTATGTAATTTACAAAAATATCATCGAAGGCAATCACACAGTGCTTCTTTTAGAATACAACCAAGACAGAGATTTTTTCTTAGATCCTAAGGACGCATTGAATGGATTACTGGAAACTGAGAAAGGGCAAAAAAGAAATGTAATTAGTTTAGATAGTTATGCAATAGTAGCATCAAGAGTTGGATTCAAGGATCAATCTATTATTTCGGGTAAAATCTCTAGTTTAAAGAAAAAAGATTTTGGGAAACCGCCACATACAGTAATTATTCCAGGAAGATTACATTTTACAGAATCAGACGCATTGAAGATATTAGGTAAATGCATTGATGAACCATTTGATAATTCGGAGAAGACAAAAAAGATTTCAACTCAAATGATGGAAAAATATGTTCCAATGGTAAGAGAAGCGCTGAAAGAAATAGAACCATACTATAAAGATCAAAAAGAGTATCAAGTGATATTGGAAAATGCAGAATTATACATCAATGATGCAGAGAAATTTCTAGAAGACGGTCAAGATGAGGTGGCGATTTTGAGTATAGGGTACGCAGATGGCCTTGTTGATGCATTAAGATTGGCCAAAGGCCTGGATCCCAAGATGTAA
- a CDS encoding M20/M25/M40 family metallo-hydrolase, translating into MLEKALRLYTPSLSEKQLAEFLADKCDDLGFEDIEIDEVGNIIAKKGTGSPKVMLCGHMDVVPGKVKVRKEGDSLYGRGASDAKAPLMAMLFAAASIQNDSGTIIFVGAVDEEGNATGIKNLVKKEMGIDYAIFGEPSGINQVTIAYKGRLAISLKISVDDSSHASAPWLSKNAIHESMIFAKELKDRLEENQENRSKGMLLTSSMTEIRGGTSHNITPKECETTFDIRIPVDMNCKAIEQKIATLVKEISQKREVEAFYSILDETEPFEAPHNSPLVRALTLGIIEETKSRPTLIRKTGTGDMNVLGNQWSIPVVTYGPGDPHEAHTIDEKVSIEEYLKGIEILKKTLQHLKRLHDRKMQ; encoded by the coding sequence ATGCTTGAAAAAGCACTCAGGCTTTACACGCCATCACTTAGTGAGAAACAATTAGCAGAATTTTTAGCTGACAAGTGCGATGATTTGGGTTTTGAAGATATTGAAATTGACGAAGTGGGAAATATCATTGCAAAGAAAGGAACGGGATCTCCAAAAGTCATGTTATGTGGCCACATGGATGTTGTTCCAGGAAAAGTCAAAGTAAGAAAAGAAGGAGATTCACTTTATGGAAGAGGAGCTTCAGATGCAAAAGCACCTTTAATGGCAATGCTGTTTGCAGCAGCATCGATTCAAAACGACAGCGGAACTATAATTTTTGTAGGAGCAGTTGATGAAGAAGGGAATGCAACAGGAATTAAAAATCTCGTCAAAAAAGAGATGGGAATTGATTATGCAATATTTGGAGAACCAAGCGGAATCAATCAAGTTACAATTGCGTATAAAGGAAGATTGGCAATCAGTCTTAAAATTAGCGTAGATGATAGCTCACATGCAAGTGCACCATGGCTTTCAAAAAATGCAATTCATGAATCAATGATTTTTGCAAAAGAACTCAAAGACAGATTGGAAGAAAATCAAGAAAACAGATCAAAAGGAATGTTGTTAACTTCATCCATGACAGAAATTAGAGGCGGTACAAGTCACAACATAACCCCAAAAGAATGTGAGACAACTTTCGACATCAGAATTCCGGTAGACATGAACTGCAAAGCAATTGAACAAAAAATTGCAACGCTGGTAAAAGAAATTTCTCAAAAAAGAGAGGTAGAAGCATTTTATTCAATTCTTGACGAAACAGAACCATTTGAGGCGCCACATAATTCACCATTAGTCAGAGCATTGACATTAGGAATTATTGAAGAGACAAAATCCAGACCAACTCTAATTAGAAAAACAGGTACCGGAGACATGAATGTTTTAGGAAATCAATGGTCAATTCCCGTAGTAACTTATGGCCCAGGAGATCCACACGAGGCCCACACAATCGATGAGAAAGTATCCATCGAAGAATACCTCAAAGGAATAGAAATTCTCAAGAAAACCCTACAGCACTTAAAAAGACTTCATGATAGAAAGATGCAGTAA
- the lysX gene encoding lysine biosynthesis protein LysX, giving the protein MSPDVTILYDTIRWEEKALLEAGKKNNINIQMVDCKKVALDLEKKPEDYGVVIQRCVSYYRNLHSTAALEGLGVKVINCLNTGIFAGNKLFTHMLLKKFGVPTPDATVAFSKEAALEALKTQGFPKVIKPTVGSWGRLISKLNDKDSAEGIMESRENMYPIYQIHYLEEFVKRPPRDIRAIMVGDKIVAAIYRISEHWKTNMALGGTAEPCKVTPEMEEMCIKAKKAVQGDIVGVDLMESDEKGLVVHEVNNTTEYKNTVRVCQVDIPSLMLNYALNVKK; this is encoded by the coding sequence GTGAGTCCTGACGTCACTATTCTTTACGATACCATCCGTTGGGAAGAAAAAGCTCTTCTAGAAGCAGGCAAAAAAAACAACATCAATATCCAGATGGTGGATTGTAAGAAAGTAGCATTAGATTTAGAAAAAAAACCAGAAGATTACGGAGTAGTAATTCAGCGATGTGTAAGTTATTACAGAAATTTGCATTCAACTGCAGCTCTTGAAGGATTAGGAGTCAAAGTAATTAATTGTCTGAACACAGGCATTTTTGCAGGAAATAAATTATTCACACACATGTTGTTAAAAAAATTCGGAGTTCCCACACCGGATGCAACAGTTGCCTTTTCAAAAGAAGCAGCTTTGGAAGCACTGAAAACACAAGGATTTCCAAAAGTCATCAAGCCAACTGTCGGAAGTTGGGGCAGACTAATTTCAAAACTAAACGACAAAGATTCAGCTGAGGGCATAATGGAAAGTAGAGAGAACATGTATCCAATTTACCAGATACATTATTTAGAAGAATTTGTAAAAAGGCCACCAAGAGACATCAGAGCAATTATGGTAGGAGATAAAATAGTTGCAGCAATATACAGAATTTCAGAACATTGGAAAACGAATATGGCACTTGGCGGGACAGCTGAGCCATGCAAGGTTACACCTGAAATGGAAGAGATGTGCATCAAGGCAAAAAAGGCCGTTCAAGGAGACATTGTAGGTGTAGATTTGATGGAAAGCGATGAGAAAGGACTAGTTGTTCACGAGGTCAATAACACCACAGAATACAAGAATACAGTCAGAGTTTGTCAAGTAGACATCCCATCACTAATGCTAAATTATGCCCTGAATGTAAAAAAATAA
- a CDS encoding alpha-aminoadipate/glutamate carrier protein LysW, whose product MSKCEECDAEISVPSDALEGEIVTCPECGASFELVKGSDGFQLKPAQTVGEDWGQ is encoded by the coding sequence ATGTCAAAATGTGAAGAATGTGATGCAGAAATATCCGTCCCAAGTGATGCACTTGAAGGAGAAATTGTAACATGTCCGGAATGTGGCGCAAGTTTTGAATTAGTAAAAGGTTCAGACGGTTTCCAATTAAAGCCTGCCCAAACGGTTGGCGAGGATTGGGGACAGTGA